The nucleotide window CGCGCACAACCTCGCCGTATTTTTCGCCAAAAAGCGACATCGCGCCGCTGGCTCTGGCTTCCTGTATCGGCATTTCTTTGACGGCCAGCTCAATATTTTTCTTGATCTCCGCATTGACCAACGCTTCAACTTTTTGTTTTTCTTCCGGCGTTAGCGCTTGAAAATGATTGAAATCAAAACGCAGTTTCTCCGGCGCGACCAGCGAGCCAGCCTGCGTGGCGTGTTTGCCCAGCGTTTTTTGCAAAGCGGCGTGGAGTAAATGCGTAGCTGTGTGATGTCTGGCCATAGCCTGCCGCGCGGCCGTGTCGCCAGCCTCCAGCACGATCTCGCCACCGATGCCGCCTTTGCTGCCCAGACCAGCGGCGCGGGCTTTATCCCGCTGTTTCTGCATTTCCGCGGCAAAACCATCTAAATCAACCGCCAAACTTTGCTCTTCCGCCAGCACCGCCGTTAGATCAACCGGAAAACCGTAAGTGTCATAAAGTTTAAAAACTTCCGCGCCTGTTAAACTTGTCTGGCCGAACTTTTTGGCCTGCGCGGCGATCTCCTCAAACAACGCCAATCCACGGTCAAGAGTTTTATTGAAAGCCCGCTCCTCGGCCTGCAGGATTTTTTCCACATACTCGCGCTTGTCTTTGATCTCCGGAAAAGCAGACCCCATAGTTTCCGCCAGCACACCGACTATGCGGCAAAGGAACGGCTCGCGCAGTCCCAGCTTGCGGCCATAGCGCGCGGCGCGGCGCAAAATACGGCGCACCACATAGCCGCGTCCGTCATTGGCGGGCAAAACTCCATCAGCGATCGCAAAAGCCAGCATACGCAAATGATCGGCGATCACACGGTGCGGCATACCGCTCAAATCCGGCTGGTATTTTACTCCGGAAATTTGCTCCACTGCTTTGATCAAAGGAGTAAAAATATCCGTGTCGTAATTTGAAGAAACTTTTTGCAGAACAGCACAAATGCGCTCGAAGCCCATGCCGGTGTCGACATGCTTTTTCGGCAGATCGCTAAGCTGTCCATCCGCGCCGCGATCGTGCTGCATGAAAACTAAATTCCACAGCTCGATAAACCGCGCGCAGCCGCTATTCACGCCGCAAACATGGCCGGGCGTATCTTTTTTATCACAGCGGTCGGCGCCCAGATCGATGTGGATTTCCGAACAGGGGCCGCAGGGGCCGGTCTCGCCCATTTCCCAAAAATTTTCTTTGTCAAAAAAACTAATGTGCGCGGGATCAATATCGGTTTTTGTCCGCCAGATCTCCGCGGCCTCATTATCGGTAGTGTGCACTGTGGCGTACAGCTTATCTTTCGGCAATTTCCAGACCACAGTTAATAATTCCCAGGCCCACTGTATCGCCTCGGTCTTGTAATAATCGCCAAAAGACCAGTTGCCGAGCATTTCAAAAAAAGTATGATGATAGGTGTCTTTGCCGACTTCCTCGAGATCATTGTGTTTGCCGGACACGCGGATACATTTTTGGCTGTTGACCGCGCGC belongs to Candidatus Margulisiibacteriota bacterium and includes:
- the alaS gene encoding alanine--tRNA ligase — protein: MHSKDIRAQFLKFFESKGHIFVPSAPVLPVGDATLLFTNAGMNQFKDVFLGNGSRPYTRAVNSQKCIRVSGKHNDLEEVGKDTYHHTFFEMLGNWSFGDYYKTEAIQWAWELLTVVWKLPKDKLYATVHTTDNEAAEIWRTKTDIDPAHISFFDKENFWEMGETGPCGPCSEIHIDLGADRCDKKDTPGHVCGVNSGCARFIELWNLVFMQHDRGADGQLSDLPKKHVDTGMGFERICAVLQKVSSNYDTDIFTPLIKAVEQISGVKYQPDLSGMPHRVIADHLRMLAFAIADGVLPANDGRGYVVRRILRRAARYGRKLGLREPFLCRIVGVLAETMGSAFPEIKDKREYVEKILQAEERAFNKTLDRGLALFEEIAAQAKKFGQTSLTGAEVFKLYDTYGFPVDLTAVLAEEQSLAVDLDGFAAEMQKQRDKARAAGLGSKGGIGGEIVLEAGDTAARQAMARHHTATHLLHAALQKTLGKHATQAGSLVAPEKLRFDFNHFQALTPEEKQKVEALVNAEIKKNIELAVKEMPIQEARASGAMSLFGEKYGEVVRVVSIGDFSREFCAGQHVANTGDLKIFKLVSESALSTGIRRIEAAAGDAVAVYYAQEFVRLNTELNKLGLPEMSFDAQAAPPELDRQLQTGCQNIEQKKEQLKNEQKQLEKQKLQAALAKVSEYTRQKKEIKNIPVIAVNIGVADRAAAAAVADSLRNYLGEGVVVLGAEDSGKAILLAAVTPKYQTPEFNANKIIQEIAPLVSGRGGGKPDLAQAGGANPDGLAAALRAAVELVGH